One Bacillus andreraoultii genomic region harbors:
- a CDS encoding phosphomevalonate kinase produces MDSSTIHVQVPGKLFVAGEYAVLERDQLAIVLAVNRYMTGTIQEASKHTISLPQLGYDEIHFEVKKGEVFFSQNEKKFPFVRNALSIFYQFLYEVGISPRPFRLTVTSELDDKTGKKFGLGSSAAIVVTVITALLNFYQCKMIRPSKELIYKLSAIIHYQTQGNGSCADIAASTYGGWLSYQMFQPDWLIGELEGGTSLNELVKMDWPSLYIKRISAPSRLSFAVGWTKTAASTAPMVSHVQKLKEEAPSLYEEFLLGSRRAVLQILDSFKRDDIDGAIEGFAENRRVLKKLSAYAKVDIETPALKKFIEIANKYGSGKSSGAGGGDCGIAFVKDRQHIDFMLKEWRDANIEPLGLQLSNYGAIPSEE; encoded by the coding sequence ATGGATAGTTCAACCATACATGTTCAAGTACCTGGTAAATTATTTGTAGCTGGTGAATATGCGGTTTTAGAACGAGATCAACTAGCCATCGTGCTTGCCGTGAACCGTTATATGACAGGTACGATTCAAGAAGCGAGCAAACATACGATAAGTTTACCTCAACTAGGATATGATGAAATTCATTTCGAAGTGAAAAAAGGTGAAGTCTTCTTTAGTCAAAACGAAAAGAAATTCCCTTTTGTAAGAAATGCTTTATCTATTTTCTATCAGTTTTTATATGAAGTTGGTATTTCACCACGTCCGTTTCGGTTAACGGTTACTAGTGAATTAGATGATAAAACGGGGAAAAAGTTTGGATTAGGATCTAGTGCGGCTATTGTAGTAACGGTTATCACTGCATTGCTTAATTTCTACCAGTGTAAGATGATACGACCATCGAAGGAATTGATTTATAAATTATCAGCAATCATCCATTATCAAACCCAAGGAAACGGTTCATGTGCAGATATTGCCGCTTCAACTTATGGTGGGTGGTTATCGTATCAAATGTTTCAACCCGATTGGCTTATCGGTGAACTAGAAGGTGGAACAAGCTTGAACGAGTTAGTGAAAATGGATTGGCCAAGCCTTTATATAAAACGGATATCAGCACCGAGTAGGCTGAGTTTTGCAGTGGGCTGGACGAAAACGGCAGCTTCTACAGCACCAATGGTTAGTCATGTTCAAAAGTTAAAAGAAGAAGCACCAAGTTTATATGAAGAATTTTTGTTAGGTAGTAGACGTGCAGTCTTACAAATTCTTGACAGCTTTAAACGTGATGATATAGATGGAGCAATCGAGGGTTTTGCTGAAAATCGTCGAGTATTAAAAAAGTTAAGTGCCTATGCAAAAGTAGATATTGAAACACCCGCTTTAAAAAAATTCATTGAAATTGCGAATAAGTACGGTAGTGGAAAATCATCAGGTGCTGGCGGTGGTGATTGTGGAATTGCATTCGTAAAGGACCGTCAGCATATTGATTTTATGT
- the mvaD gene encoding diphosphomevalonate decarboxylase → MKATAKAHTNIALIKYWGKRNDRLILPTNSSLSVTLDRFYTVTTVDFDKERTEDVFYLNGELAPEKETKKVSTYLNKVREFAGVELFASVFSENHVPTAAGFASSASGYAALSAASTKAIGLNLTPRELSQFARIGSGSACRSIYGGYVEWQMGEKNDGSDSYAVPLLDGKEFPIAVLSVMVNASEKKVLSREGMKRTVETSPFYQGWLESAEKELVEMKHALTLRDFTRLGTIAEKNALKMHATTLGADPPFLYWQSGTLQVMDAVENLRSKGLEAYFTIDAGPNVKVLCQPSDVEKITAQLKEVPSVQHIYPCQPGPGVTYLDGVHIADVNNRGDLDG, encoded by the coding sequence TTGAAAGCAACAGCTAAAGCCCATACGAATATTGCATTAATTAAATATTGGGGAAAACGGAATGATCGTCTTATTTTACCGACCAATAGTAGTTTATCTGTCACACTTGATCGATTTTATACCGTAACAACGGTCGATTTTGATAAAGAACGAACGGAAGATGTCTTCTATCTAAATGGCGAACTGGCGCCCGAAAAGGAAACAAAGAAAGTTTCTACATATTTAAATAAAGTTAGAGAATTCGCAGGTGTTGAGCTCTTCGCTTCTGTCTTTTCGGAAAATCATGTACCCACTGCAGCTGGTTTTGCGTCGTCTGCATCCGGATATGCTGCGCTTTCGGCCGCTAGTACGAAGGCGATTGGACTAAACTTAACTCCACGTGAACTATCCCAATTTGCTCGGATTGGTTCTGGTTCAGCATGCCGTTCTATTTATGGAGGATATGTTGAGTGGCAGATGGGCGAAAAAAATGATGGCTCTGACTCGTATGCTGTTCCACTTTTAGATGGAAAAGAATTTCCTATTGCGGTTTTATCTGTAATGGTAAATGCAAGTGAAAAAAAGGTGCTCAGTCGTGAAGGTATGAAACGAACGGTAGAAACTTCACCATTTTATCAAGGTTGGTTGGAATCGGCAGAAAAAGAATTAGTAGAGATGAAACATGCACTTACATTACGAGATTTTACTAGGCTAGGTACAATTGCTGAAAAAAATGCGTTAAAAATGCACGCAACGACACTTGGAGCGGATCCACCATTTCTTTATTGGCAAAGTGGGACACTACAAGTCATGGATGCAGTGGAAAATTTACGTTCAAAAGGATTGGAAGCATATTTTACGATTGATGCGGGACCGAATGTGAAGGTACTTTGTCAACCGTCCGACGTGGAAAAAATTACTGCTCAACTAAAGGAAGTTCCGTCTGTACAGCATATTTATCCGTGTCAACCAGGGCCGGGAGTAACGTATTTAGACGGTGTTCATATAGCGGATGTAAATAATAGGGGCGATCTTGATGGATAG
- the mvk gene encoding mevalonate kinase yields MHSLEKRGIGTAHSKVILIGEHAVVYGEPAIALPFPRVLATSVVEENHGPILVESKQYTGPLDQIPDRMKGLALCVKETMKELNQSEEDLKISLQSEIPIGRGLGSSAATALAIVRGLASFFQKPLPKDKLLSLGNVAEKYAHGNPSGIDIEAVFHDCPIWFRKGEQPKSVFIQSSFYLVVSDTGEIGNTRLAVNSILEKRETDLLNTERAIKRLGVLTEKAKNALQQGNLEELGKFLNGAQIELQHLGVSDKNIDYLVEIAKKAGALGAKLTGGGRGGCMIALAKEEGQASFIAKALTEAGANKTWFFKVDATNENLFDEWGENIESNS; encoded by the coding sequence TTGCACAGCTTAGAAAAAAGAGGGATTGGTACGGCTCATAGTAAAGTGATTCTCATTGGTGAACATGCTGTTGTTTACGGCGAGCCTGCAATTGCACTCCCTTTCCCCCGTGTTTTAGCAACAAGTGTTGTGGAAGAAAATCATGGACCGATTCTAGTTGAAAGTAAACAATATACAGGTCCACTTGATCAAATACCCGATCGGATGAAGGGGTTAGCACTTTGTGTAAAAGAAACAATGAAAGAGTTAAATCAAAGTGAAGAAGATCTGAAAATTTCCCTTCAATCGGAAATTCCAATTGGACGTGGGTTAGGTTCTAGTGCTGCTACTGCACTAGCGATTGTTCGTGGACTAGCTAGCTTTTTCCAAAAACCATTACCGAAAGATAAGTTACTTTCGCTTGGGAATGTTGCTGAAAAATATGCACATGGAAATCCTAGTGGAATTGATATCGAAGCGGTTTTCCATGATTGTCCAATTTGGTTTCGGAAAGGTGAACAGCCTAAGTCAGTATTCATTCAATCTTCCTTTTATCTTGTTGTTAGTGATACAGGTGAAATCGGAAATACACGACTCGCTGTGAATAGTATACTTGAAAAGAGAGAGACAGATCTATTGAATACCGAGCGAGCGATTAAACGTTTAGGTGTACTTACGGAAAAAGCGAAAAATGCACTTCAACAAGGAAACCTTGAAGAACTTGGGAAATTTTTAAATGGCGCACAAATCGAATTACAACATTTAGGTGTAAGTGATAAAAATATCGATTACTTAGTAGAGATAGCAAAAAAGGCAGGGGCACTCGGTGCGAAATTAACAGGTGGTGGCCGTGGCGGATGTATGATTGCTTTAGCTAAGGAAGAGGGACAAGCATCATTTATAGCAAAAGCATTAACAGAAGCAGGAGCGAACAAGACATGGTTTTTCAAAGTAGATGCGACGAATGAAAACCTGTTTGATGAATGGGGTGAAAATATTGAAAGCAACAGCTAA
- a CDS encoding DUF2500 domain-containing protein: MDSFFFGDIFYHFDSVFIGLCFIFVFSMIIFTMIKGISQWRKNENSPRLSVPAVVKTKRSDVHGSTSMNNDVASHSSYTTYYVTFEFESGDRLEFTVSGKEYGKLVEEDDGILTFQGTRFIGFERKR; encoded by the coding sequence GTGGATTCATTCTTTTTTGGAGATATATTTTATCATTTCGACTCAGTTTTTATTGGACTCTGTTTTATCTTCGTCTTTAGTATGATTATCTTTACGATGATTAAAGGAATTAGCCAATGGAGAAAAAATGAAAACTCACCTCGGTTAAGTGTTCCTGCCGTCGTAAAAACAAAACGTTCAGACGTACATGGAAGTACAAGTATGAATAATGACGTCGCATCTCATTCATCCTATACAACATATTATGTTACATTTGAATTTGAGAGTGGAGATCGTTTGGAATTTACTGTTTCTGGAAAAGAGTACGGAAAGCTTGTAGAAGAGGATGACGGAATTCTTACTTTTCAAGGAACGAGATTTATCGGATTTGAAAGAAAACGATAA
- a CDS encoding MarR family winged helix-turn-helix transcriptional regulator: MEMNEVKRDQDVSLKLFIVLSRALEAIEKQIVKNVKDYGLNLTEFAVLELLFHKGDQPIQKIGQKILLASSSITYVVDKLEEKNYLVRKACPTDRRVTHASITDEGKKIMEDIFPRHKEAMSKIMAGLNTDEKEMVVEKLKKLGLYAQQLD, encoded by the coding sequence ATGGAAATGAATGAAGTGAAAAGAGACCAAGATGTTTCATTAAAACTATTCATTGTACTATCTAGAGCGCTTGAAGCAATAGAGAAGCAAATCGTAAAAAATGTAAAAGATTATGGCTTGAATTTAACTGAATTTGCTGTGCTTGAATTGCTTTTTCATAAGGGTGACCAACCTATACAAAAAATTGGTCAAAAAATTCTATTGGCTTCAAGTAGTATTACGTATGTTGTTGATAAGTTAGAAGAGAAAAATTACTTAGTTAGAAAAGCATGCCCGACAGATCGCCGTGTTACCCATGCCTCAATTACTGACGAAGGGAAGAAAATAATGGAAGATATCTTTCCGCGGCATAAAGAGGCGATGAGTAAAATTATGGCTGGCTTAAACACAGATGAAAAAGAAATGGTTGTTGAAAAACTAAAGAAGCTCGGATTATATGCTCAACAGCTAGATTAA
- a CDS encoding DNA topoisomerase III: protein MKSLIIAEKPSVAREIARVLDLREKHKSYIEGKNYIITWALGHLVELKMPENYDPKYKTWRLEDLPIIPTKMGLKVIRQTSHQFKAIEGLAKRKDISELIIATDAGREGELVARWIIEKIHWKKPIKRLWISSVTDRAIRDGFKQLKPGKQYENLYHSAVCRAEADWLIGLNVSRALTTKYKDPLSAGRVQTPTLSLIIDREKQIQKFVPKKYWVIRGKVHSLDVEWEKNGEKRIFDKEEADKVINRIKGQKATVIQVMKKEKSEQQPLLYDLNELQRDANKRYGFSAKKTLNVLQKLYEEHKYVTYPRTDSRYLTSDMQGTMLERLQGVATAYKDEAKPLLANKGKVLAKRVFNNDKVSDHHAIIPTEERVHLGDLSSDERKIYDLIVRRFLTIFYPIFKYETVQAHFEVNGEVFTTRARNVIDWGFKKVQGHDDDVLEVSTLDQIHKGQTFSMKDLVMDEKLTEPPLRYSEADLLGQMEKYGLGTPATRAEIIERLIATEVVERQNGRFFSTQKGKQLMDLVNDDLKSPELTAKWEEELELIARGKANPQQFLKKIRQQTEALVREIKQSDKQYRTPNLTGSKCPECGSFLKERNTKNGKILVCSNLECSYRRRTEPKLSNRRCPQCHKKMEMHEGKAGLYFQCRHCNIVEKAEGKKKAVNKREERKLLQKYTKKEESFGTSLGDLLKAKLEEKE from the coding sequence ATGAAATCACTCATTATCGCTGAAAAGCCGAGTGTAGCACGGGAGATTGCACGTGTCCTCGACTTACGCGAAAAGCATAAATCTTATATCGAAGGAAAAAACTACATTATAACATGGGCACTTGGACATCTTGTTGAGCTAAAAATGCCCGAAAACTATGATCCAAAATACAAAACTTGGCGACTTGAAGACTTACCAATTATTCCAACTAAAATGGGTTTAAAAGTCATTCGCCAAACGAGTCATCAATTTAAAGCAATTGAAGGATTGGCTAAACGAAAAGATATCTCAGAGCTGATTATCGCGACAGACGCAGGTCGTGAAGGGGAACTCGTTGCCCGTTGGATTATTGAAAAGATTCACTGGAAAAAACCTATTAAACGACTATGGATTTCTTCCGTGACAGACCGAGCGATTCGTGATGGTTTTAAACAATTAAAACCAGGGAAACAATATGAGAACCTTTACCATTCCGCTGTTTGCCGAGCTGAAGCGGATTGGCTCATTGGTTTAAATGTTTCGCGAGCTTTAACAACGAAATATAAAGACCCGCTTTCCGCAGGCCGTGTACAAACGCCGACTTTATCCTTAATTATTGACCGTGAAAAACAAATTCAAAAATTTGTCCCGAAAAAATATTGGGTCATTCGAGGAAAAGTCCATTCGCTAGATGTAGAATGGGAAAAAAACGGGGAAAAACGAATATTTGATAAAGAAGAAGCGGATAAAGTAATCAACCGGATAAAAGGACAAAAAGCCACCGTCATCCAAGTAATGAAAAAGGAAAAATCAGAACAGCAACCATTACTTTACGACTTAAATGAATTACAACGCGACGCGAATAAACGATACGGGTTTTCTGCCAAAAAAACATTAAATGTGTTGCAAAAATTATATGAAGAACATAAATACGTCACCTACCCACGGACAGACTCTCGTTATTTAACATCGGATATGCAAGGGACTATGTTAGAAAGACTTCAAGGTGTAGCAACTGCATATAAAGATGAAGCTAAACCATTACTAGCAAATAAAGGAAAAGTACTGGCTAAACGAGTTTTTAACAACGATAAAGTCTCTGATCACCACGCTATCATTCCTACTGAAGAACGTGTGCATTTAGGGGACTTGTCTTCCGATGAACGAAAAATTTATGATCTCATCGTTCGCCGCTTCTTAACGATATTTTATCCAATATTTAAATATGAAACCGTTCAAGCGCATTTCGAAGTCAATGGGGAAGTTTTTACGACGAGAGCTAGAAATGTAATCGATTGGGGCTTTAAAAAAGTTCAAGGCCACGATGATGATGTGTTAGAAGTATCTACTCTTGATCAAATTCATAAAGGACAAACATTCTCTATGAAAGATCTTGTTATGGATGAAAAACTAACCGAACCGCCTTTACGTTATTCAGAAGCTGACTTACTTGGCCAAATGGAAAAATATGGGCTAGGTACACCAGCTACAAGGGCAGAAATTATTGAACGGTTAATCGCAACAGAAGTCGTTGAGCGACAAAACGGTCGTTTCTTCTCTACCCAAAAAGGAAAGCAGTTAATGGATTTAGTAAACGATGACTTAAAATCGCCAGAACTTACTGCTAAATGGGAAGAGGAACTTGAATTAATCGCACGTGGAAAAGCAAATCCACAGCAGTTTTTGAAAAAGATTCGCCAGCAAACAGAGGCTCTCGTTCGTGAGATTAAACAAAGTGATAAACAATACCGAACACCAAATTTAACAGGATCAAAATGTCCTGAATGTGGATCATTCTTAAAAGAACGGAATACAAAAAATGGGAAAATTCTTGTCTGTTCAAATTTAGAATGTTCCTATCGTCGCCGGACGGAGCCAAAGCTTTCAAACCGCCGCTGCCCACAATGTCATAAAAAGATGGAGATGCATGAAGGAAAGGCTGGGCTATACTTCCAATGCCGTCATTGTAATATTGTGGAAAAAGCAGAAGGAAAGAAAAAGGCAGTCAATAAACGGGAAGAGCGAAAACTCCTACAAAAGTATACGAAAAAGGAAGAATCTTTCGGAACAAGTCTTGGGGATTTATTAAAGGCAAAGTTAGAAGAGAAAGAGTAA
- the ybaK gene encoding Cys-tRNA(Pro) deacylase yields MSSKTNAMRILDKEKIDFRTSSYDASDGKIDGVAVANKVNLAPATVFKTLVTHNGENLYVFVIPVEKELDLKKAAKVAGEKKLEMLHVKDLLKWTGYVRGGCSPIGMKKAYPTFIDNHAEKLSEIAVSAGKIGMQIIINPNDLAKVVQAKFSDLTKEQ; encoded by the coding sequence ATGAGCAGTAAAACAAATGCGATGAGAATCCTTGATAAGGAAAAAATAGATTTTCGAACATCAAGTTATGATGCGAGCGATGGGAAAATTGATGGAGTTGCTGTTGCGAATAAAGTGAATTTGGCACCAGCGACTGTTTTTAAAACATTAGTTACCCACAATGGGGAAAATTTATATGTGTTTGTGATTCCGGTTGAAAAAGAACTAGATTTAAAAAAGGCAGCAAAAGTGGCAGGAGAGAAAAAGTTAGAAATGTTACATGTAAAGGATTTGTTAAAATGGACAGGTTATGTTCGTGGCGGATGCTCGCCAATAGGGATGAAAAAAGCATATCCGACTTTTATTGATAATCATGCGGAAAAGCTATCAGAAATTGCTGTTAGTGCTGGTAAAATTGGAATGCAAATAATTATTAATCCAAATGATTTAGCAAAAGTTGTTCAGGCCAAGTTTTCTGATTTAACGAAAGAACAGTAA
- a CDS encoding NAD(P)/FAD-dependent oxidoreductase yields the protein MKRYIIVGGGILGASTAYHLAKMGVEQVTMIDRKDKGQATDAAAGMICPWLSQRRNKAWYTLAKKGAGYFPQLIRQLEVDGEEETGYKQVGAIRIHKDIEKLKKLEEIAKQRREEAPEIGEISILSIEESKKLFPLLEEGYHSVFISGAARVNGRALRDALLRGARKHGAKMVNGSADIVVDGKEIRGVRVNGEIIEADCVIVTAGAWADELLAPLGIQLLLTYQKGQIVHLKLKNANTGEWPVIMPPGDQSILSFDNGEVVIGATHENNTGFDFRVTAGGLNEIFTKAFAVAPGLSDAEVHDIRVGFRPFTPNFLPVIGEVPRYHGLYLANGLGASGLTTAPFLGQQLAKLAVEEELEIDVVNYDIRGAIK from the coding sequence ATGAAGCGGTATATTATTGTTGGCGGAGGAATTTTAGGGGCTTCTACGGCCTATCATTTAGCAAAAATGGGTGTCGAACAAGTAACAATGATTGATCGTAAAGATAAAGGACAGGCGACGGATGCAGCAGCTGGTATGATTTGCCCCTGGCTATCACAAAGAAGAAACAAAGCTTGGTATACACTTGCTAAAAAAGGGGCTGGATATTTTCCCCAATTAATTAGGCAGCTTGAAGTAGACGGTGAAGAAGAAACAGGGTATAAACAAGTTGGTGCAATTCGTATTCACAAAGATATAGAGAAATTAAAAAAGTTGGAGGAAATTGCGAAACAACGGCGGGAGGAGGCTCCGGAAATAGGCGAAATTTCCATCCTTTCCATTGAGGAGTCAAAAAAGCTGTTTCCATTATTGGAGGAAGGGTATCATTCAGTTTTCATTAGTGGAGCTGCCCGTGTGAATGGACGTGCATTAAGGGATGCACTTTTACGTGGTGCAAGGAAGCATGGTGCGAAAATGGTAAACGGTTCAGCTGACATTGTTGTTGACGGGAAAGAGATTCGGGGTGTTCGTGTAAATGGTGAAATAATTGAAGCAGATTGTGTCATTGTAACAGCAGGGGCATGGGCGGATGAGTTATTAGCCCCATTAGGAATTCAATTATTACTTACATATCAAAAGGGGCAAATTGTGCATTTGAAATTGAAGAATGCAAACACAGGAGAGTGGCCAGTGATTATGCCTCCAGGAGACCAAAGTATTTTATCATTTGACAATGGCGAGGTTGTTATCGGTGCAACTCATGAAAACAATACGGGTTTTGATTTTCGTGTAACCGCTGGAGGATTAAACGAAATTTTCACAAAGGCATTTGCCGTTGCACCCGGTTTATCAGATGCTGAGGTTCACGATATTCGTGTAGGTTTCCGTCCTTTCACCCCAAATTTCCTTCCTGTCATTGGGGAAGTTCCTAGGTATCATGGTCTTTATCTCGCCAATGGATTAGGAGCCTCTGGACTGACGACAGCTCCGTTTCTTGGTCAGCAGTTAGCAAAATTAGCAGTGGAAGAAGAATTAGAAATTGATGTGGTAAATTATGATATTCGTGGAGCGATTAAGTGA